One part of the Oncorhynchus clarkii lewisi isolate Uvic-CL-2024 chromosome 7, UVic_Ocla_1.0, whole genome shotgun sequence genome encodes these proteins:
- the LOC139413205 gene encoding eukaryotic translation initiation factor 6, whose product MAVRASFEKNNEIGCFAKLTNTYCLVAIGGSENFYSVFEGELSETIPVVHASIAGCRIIGRMCVGNRHGLLVPNNTTDQELQHIRNCLPDTVKIQRVEERLSALGNVIACNDYVALVHPDLDRETEEILADSLKVEVFRQTVAEQVLVGSYCAFSNQGGLVHPKTSIEDQDELSSLLQVPLVAGTVNRGSEVIAAGMVVNDWCAFTGLDTTSTELSVIESVFRLSEAQPSAIATTMRDSLIDSLA is encoded by the exons ATGGCTGTCAGGGCATCTTTCGAGAAGAACAACGAAATAGGCTGCTTCGCCAAATTAACAAACACATATTGCCTAGTTGCAATTGGTGGGTCAGAGAATTTCTATAG TGTCTTTGAAGGCGAGTTGTCAGAAACCATCCCAGTTGTACATGCCTCAATAGCAGGATGTCGGATAATTGGAAGAATGTGTGTGG GGAATCGTCATGGACTCCTGGTGCCCAACAACACTACTGACCAGGAGCTGCAGCACATTAGGAATTGTCTTCCAGACACGGTGAAGATCCAGAGGGTCGAGGAGCGGCTCTCAGCACTGGGGAATGTCATAGCCTGTAATGACTATGTGGCCCTGGTGCATCCTGATCTGGACAGG GAGactgaggagatcctggcggaCAGTCTGAAGGTGGAGGTGTTCCGTCAGACAGTAGCAGAGCAAGTTCTAGTGGGGAGCTACTGTGCCTTCAGCAATCAGGGGGGACTGGTACACCCCAAAACCTCCATAGAAGACCAGGATGAGCTCTCCTCCCTACTCCAAGTGCCTCTGGTG GCTGGAACAGTGAACCGTGGTAGCGAGGTCATCGCCGCAGGGATGGTGGTAAATGACTGGTGTGCCTTCACTGGGCTGGACACCACCAGCACAGAGCTGTCCGTCATCGAGAGTGTGTTCAGACTGAGCGAGGCGCAGCCCAGTGCAATCGCTACCACGATGAGAGACTCTCTAATTGACAG CCTCGCATAA